The following proteins are encoded in a genomic region of Neurospora crassa OR74A linkage group VI, whole genome shotgun sequence:
- a CDS encoding cation diffusion facilitator 10, whose protein sequence is MVGRRPRTVNSATDWHGTMPSRQPSSIRRRYRDDDEETGLHSNVSPGDHRDPRSTEPTSTQSIVNVAGPTLRPSPREIQIHDDRAKVTSFSGFKDARHLAIAEQRRIDLKQRVLDGMKGLSSWEEHYRKSDAELKAIKNKKIRRYYESQNETLDSWVEVDALVMAVADDVIDSMNPDADRDGIAERRVPLADSKGAVEAFLPPEHIEKRRRDERNAKWAINTNVIANVFMLIGKLVSLRFSPSLSLAASTADSALDLFCTLIIYGTNRFVSWRLRALRLKYPVGRRRLEPIGILVFSVIMVVSFLQILQESVKKLLPGGDRDVAPLPPVAIGAMAANAIIKGIIGLICRPIKTTQVQALVQDCKTDVYFNTASLLFPLVGVAAQIWWLDPLGATLLALYVICDWAETCIENISRLTGSSVDDALQKKLMYLAFRFSPVVAGFKSLTAYHAGDGVWVELDILLDESTSLPLAHDIAETLQYCYESLQEVDRAFVTVDYSTLGPTGHNECD, encoded by the coding sequence ATGGTGGGAAGAAGACCCAGAACCGTCAACTCGGCCACCGATTGGCACGGGACCATGCCGTCTCGTCAGCCGTCTTCCATCCGCCGACGGTATcgagatgacgatgaagaaaCCGGACTCCATTCCAACGTCTCCCCCGGCGATCATCGCGACCCTCGCTCCACCGAGCCCACTTCCACGCAGAGTATCGTCAACGTCGCCGGCCCCACACTGCGCCCTTCCCCACGCGAAATCCAGATCCACGACGACCGCGCCAAGGTCACCTCCTTCAGCGGCTTCAAAGATGCCCGACACCTGGCCATCGCCGAACAGCGTCGCATTGACTTGAAACAGAGGGTGCTCGATGGCATGAAAGGCTTGTCCTCCTGGGAGGAACACTATCGCAAGTCCGATGCCGAACTCAAAGCCATCAAAAACAAGAAGATCAGGAGATACTACGAGTCCCAAAACGAGACGCTCGATAGCTGGGTCGAGGTGGACGCTTTGGTCATGGCCGTTGCCGACGATGTCATCGACAGCATGAATCCCGACGCCGATAGGGACGGCATTGCCGAACGCCGTGTCCCCCTCGCCGACTCCAAAGGCGCCGTCGAAGCATTTCTGCCTCCCGAGCACATTGAGAAGCGCCGCCGTGATGAACGAAACGCGAAATGGGCTATAAACACCAATGTCATCGCCAATGTGTTTATGCTCATTGGCAAGCTGGTCAGTCTGCGTTTCAGTCCATCGCTTTCCTTGGCTGCCAGCACCGCGGACTCGGCCTTGGACTTGTTCTGTACCTTGATCATTTACGGCACAAACCGCTTTGTCTCCTGGCGTCTGCGCGCTTTACGGCTCAAGTACCCCGTCGGAAGACGACGCCTTGAACCCATCGGGATTCTTGTCTTCAGTGTCATCATGGTTGTTTCCTTTCTCCAGATCCTTCAAGAGTCGGTCAAGAAGCTGTTACCTGGCGGTGACAGAGATGTTGCGCCTCTGCCTCCTGTTGCTATTGGTGCCATGGCTGCCAATGCCATCATCAAGGGCATCATCGGGCTCATATGCAGACCCATCAAGACGACGCAGGTACAGGCTCTGGTGCAGGATTGCAAGACCGATGTGTACTTCAACACcgcctctctcctctttcccctggttggtgttgctgcccAGATCTGGTGGTTGGATCCACTCGGTGCAACTTTATTAGCCCTCTATGTCATCTGTGACTGGGCTGAGACGTGCATCGAAAACATCAGCCGCTTGACCGGAAGCAGTGTGGATGATGCCTTGCAAAAGAAGCTGATGTATCTCGCCTTCCGCTTTTCCCCTGTCGTTGCAGGCTTCAAGTCGTTGACGGCATACCATGCTGGCGATGGTGTTTGGGTCGAGCTGGACATACTGTTGGATGAGAGCACCTCGCTGCCGTTGGCACACGATATTGCCGAGACGCTGCAGTATTGCTACGAGAGTCTTCAGGAAGTGGACAGAGCTTTTGTCACGGTGGACTATTCCACCTTGGGCCCCACGGGACATAACGAATGCGATTGA
- a CDS encoding carbohydrate O-acetyltransferase produces MDNIDKQHLGAAGVSFPAGLDDFRAARDRCAHACRRFNSMPEDATPDVRTSLFLDIIRPARNRKEDGAITHDMTFRDPTLKALTPFVKPPFFVDYGLRLRVGGSTFINRGCFIMDTPVADVTIGENCNIGPHCTLVSVGHPIHPEARESQRSSIGKPITIGNGVWIGANVTILGGVTIGDGAVIGAGSVVTKSVPPLHLAIGVPARFRPLAEVPRKLDAGSTVDSLKEALACGRSSLSSSPLSSQQQQQQQQPSFNTTAGSYHHHYQQQQQQQQQQQQQQQNRLLTQSQAEELDRLAKLCVNPALMRAATNESHYHFSSHQSMLTELRYTAGAQQLKLRKTETISPSDMPRVDMTQFAAWQSHSSSSSQQCSSSSSSNGVGGSSKEAGGGSSSSVHGGAGRERRVSRIVRAELTAIATVTVVALLLIVGIFFAGVLLGAKRITIVVDAVAPEELRKFGGGGGGGVGGVNLVRGL; encoded by the exons aTGGATAATATCGATAAACAACATCTAGGCGCGGCAGGGGTATCCTTCCCTGCCGGCCTTGACGACTTCCGCGCCGCTAGGGATCGGTGCGCTCACGCCTGTAGACGCTTCAACAGCATGCCTGAAGATGCTACACCAGATGTTCGAACAAGCCTCTTTCTCGA CATCATCCGACCGGCTCGGAACAGGAAAGAAGATGGCGCTATTACCCATGACATGACTTTCCGCGACCCAACCCTCAAGGCTCTTACTCCCTTTGTCAAGCCCCCATTTTTCGTCGACTATGGGTTGCGTCTTCGGGTAGGAGGCTCGACCTTCATTAACCGGGGCTGTTTCATTATGGACACGCCCGTGGCCGACGTCACGATTGGTGAGAACTGCAACATTGGACCTCACTGTACGCTAGTAAGCGTCGGCCACCCAATTCACCCAGAGGCTCGGGAATCGCAAAGGAGCAGCATTGGAAAGCCCATCACCATCGGCAATGGCGTGTGGATCGGAGCCAACGTTACCATCTT AGGCGGCGTAACCATTGGCGACGGAGCCGTCATCGGCGCCGGTTCCGTAGTAACCAAATCCGTGCCACCACTCCACCTCGCCATCGGCGTTCCCGCCCGCTTCCGCCCCCTCGCCGAAGTCCCCCGCAAACTCGACGCCGGCTCAACCGTCGATTCCCTCAAGGAGGCTCTTGCCTGTGGTCGCTCCTCCTTGTCTTCCTCACCGCTCAgctcacaacaacaacaacaacaacaacagccatctTTCAATACTACTGCGGGcagctaccaccaccactatcaacaacaacaacaacaacaacaacaacaacaacaacaacaacaaaaccgACTATTAACCCAAAGCCAAGCCGAAGAACTCGACCGCCTCGCCAAGTTGTGCGTCAACCCGGCCCTCATGCGCGCCGCCACCAACGAATCCCACTATCACTTCTCCAGCCACCAGTCCATGCTTACCGAGCTCCGCTACACCGCCGGCGCACAGCAGCTCAAGCTCCGCAAGACCGAAACGATTAGTCCGAGCGATATGCCTCGTGTGGACATGACGCAGTTTGCTGCGTGGCAGTCtcactcatcatcatcatcacaacagtgcagcagcagcagcagcagcaacggtGTTGGCGGCTCATCAAAGGaagctggtggtggttcttcttcatcagtGCATGGAGGAgcgggaagggaaaggagggTGTCGAGGATCGTGAGGGCCGAGTTGACGGCCATTGCGACGGTTACGGTGGtggcgctgctgctgattGTCGGCATCTTCTTTGCGGGCGTGCTGTTGGGGGCCAAGAGGATCACGATTGTGGTGGATGCGGTGGCGCCGGAGGAGTTGAGGaagtttggtggtggtggtggtggaggagtggGAGGGGTGAATTTGGTGAGGGGGCTGTAA
- the nca-3 gene encoding calcium P-type ATPase — MADHEPQGNQPKREGFHLNVNDALTPDPGKEGLFKVENNPFAFTPGHLAKLLNPKSLDAFYALGGLEGLEKGLHTNRNTGLSADEKHVDGPIAFKDVAPPGTPQYGQHGDNEPFASGKHDASVPEPLPLDHKAGSNYADRRRVYRENRLPEKKSKTLLQLAWTTYNDKVLILLTIAAVVSLALGLYQTFGGKHEPGEAKVEWVEGVAIMVAIIIVVLVGTINDWQMERQFNQLNKKHNDRTVKVIRSGKSVEISVFDVMVGDVMHLFAGDLIPVDGIFISGHGVKCDESSATGESDLLKKTPADEVFAALKDIADGKPPREDIHKLDPFIISGSKVNEGTGTFLVTAVGVYSSYGQISMAMQTEQEDTPLQQKLNVLADWIAKFGGGAALILFIVLFIKFCVQLPHNHDSPDQKGQTFLRLFITSVTVVVVAVPEGLPLAVTLALAFATTRMMKDNNLVRVLKACETMGNATTVCSDKTGTLTQNKMTVVATTLGKSLSFGGTDKPLEEPDSDKEKINNGANGSEAPNTVPNVPVANFIRELSKTTKKILNQANAVNSTAFEGDEDGEKTFIGSKTEVALLTFCRDHLGAAPVEEERKNADVVQVVPFDSKYKLMATVVRLPNGKYRAYVKGASELLLERCNTVIANPSEDELRTAELTDADRKMFLHTISSYAGQTLRTIGSSYRDFDNWPPPELSGHGELTADEFAKVHHDMTLVAIFGIKDPLRPQVIDAIQDCRRAGVYVRMVTGDNLLTGKAIAKECGIYKPEEGGMAMEGPAFRRLSEDKLKEVVPHLQVLARSSPEDKRILVRTLKELGETVAVTGDGTNDAPALKMADIGFAMGIAGTEVAKEAASIILMDDNFASIVKGISWGRAVNDAVKKFLQFQLTVNITAVALTFISAVSNDEEQSVLNAVQLLWVNLIMDTFAALALATDPPSHTVLDRKPDRKSAPLITIRMWKTIIGQAIAQLAITLCLYFGGRSLLGYNMSDPTESKRHSTFVFNTFVWLQIFNELNNRRLDNKLNIFEGITRNYFFWAINAIMIGGQVLIIFVGGEAFKITRLNGKEWGMSIGLGAISIPWGALIRKFPDRWAEAMMPHVHIPIPKILKRKKKEGEDQEKQPVDRPPLPPGRVHTGLRGQRARVHSSRLGRSWS, encoded by the exons ATGGCGGACCATGAGCCGCAGGGCAATCAG CCCAAACGCGAGGGCTTCCACCTAAACGTGAATGACGCCCTAACCCCGGATCCCGGCAAGGAAGGACTGTTCAAAGTTGAGAATAACCCCTTCGCCTTCACGCCAGGCCATCTTGCAAAACTACTTAACCCCAAAAGCCTCGATGCTTTTTACGCCCTCGGCGGCCTGGAGGGCCTGGAGAAAGGGCTCCACACAAATCGCAACACCGGTCTCAGCGCCGACGAGAAGCACGTCGATGGTCCCATCGCCTTCAAGGATGTCGCCCCCCCAGGAACGCCGCAGTACGGCCAGCATGGCGACAATGAGCCATTTGCGTCAGGCAAGCACGATGCATCTGTCCCGGAGCCGCTTCCTCTCGATCACAAGGCAGGGAGTAATTACGCCGACCGCCGGCGCGTCTACAGAGAAAACCGATTAcccgagaagaagagcaagacaCTCCTGCAACTAGCTTGGACCACGTACAACGACAAGGTGCTGATCCTGCTTACCATTGCTGCTGTCGTCTCCCTGGCGCTTGGCCTATATCAGACTTTTGGCGGCAAACACGAACCAGGAGAAGCAAAAGTGGAATGGGTCGAGGGCGTGGCTATCATGGTGGCTATCATCATTGTCGTGCTAGTGGGCACGATCAACGACTGGCAGATGGAAAGGCAGTTCAACCAGCTCAACAAGAAACACAACGACCGTACCGTCAAGGTGATCCGCTCCGGAAAGTCTGTTGAAATTTCGGTTTTCGACGTCATGGTGGGCGACGTAATGCATCTGTTCGCGGGGGACCTTATTCCCGTTGACGGCATCTTTATCAGTGGCCATGGTGTCAAATGCGACGAATCCTCCGCCACAGGTGAATCCGACTTGCTCAAGAAGACGCCCGCCGACGAAGTGTTTGCTGCCCTGAAAGACATCGCCGATGGAAAGCCTCCCAGAGAGGACATCCACAAGCTTGACCCGTTCATCATTTCTGGCAGCAAAGTAAACGAGGGAACCGGCACGTTCCTCGTGACAGCCGTAGGCGTTTACTCGAGCTACGGCCAAATCTCCATGGCCATGCAAACCGAGCAGGAAGATACCCCGCTGCAGCAGAAGCTAAATGTGCTCGCCGACTGGATCGCCAAATTTGGTGGTGGCGCAGCGCTGATTCTCTTCATCGTGTTGTTTATCAAGTTCTGTGTCCAGTTACCGCACAACCACGATTCGCCAGACCAAAAAGGACAGACCTTTCTGCGCCTCTTCATCACCTCTGTCAcggtcgttgttgttgcagtCCCAGAAGGCCTTCCCTTGGCTGTTACGCTAGCCCTCGCGTTTGCAACCACTCGGATGATGAAGGACAACAATCTTGTCCGCGTACTCAAGGCCTGTGAGACCATGGGTAACGCGACAACCGTGTGTTCCGACAAGACGGGAACCCTGACTCAAAACAAGATGACCGTGGTTGCTACCACTCTTGGCAAAAGTCTCAGCTTTGGTGGCACGGATAAACCGCTGGAGGAACCCGACTCGGACAAAGAGAAGATCAATAATGGCGCAAACGGATCGGAGGCGCCAAATACTGTGCCCAATGTGCCTGTGGCAAATTTCATCAGGGAACTCAGCAAGACTACCAAGAAGATTCTCAACCAAGCCAATGCTGTCAACTCGACCGCGTTTgagggtgatgaggatggcgagAAGACATTCATTGGGTCCAAGACGGAAGTCGCTTTGCTCACTTTCTGCCGTGATCATCTCGGCGCTGCACCGGTAGAGGAGGAGCGCAAGAATGCTGATGTTGTCCAGGTCGTTCCTTTCGATTCAAAGTACAAGTTGATGGCTACCGTCGTTAGGCTTCCCAATGGCAAGTATCGCGCATACGTCAAGGGTGCTTCCGAGCTTCTCCTCGAGAGATGTAACACGGTCATCGCCAACCCGAGCGAGGATGAGTTGCGTACTGCCGAGCTTACCGATGCGGATCGCAAGATGTTCTTGCACACGATCTCCTCATATGCTGGCCAAACCCTTCGTACGATTGGTTCCTCTTACCGCGATTTCGATAACTGGCCGCCTCCGGAGCTTAGTGGCCACGGAGAATTGACGGCCGACGAATTTGCAAAAGTCCACCATGACATGACGCTCGTAGCCATTTTTGGCATCAAAGATCCCCTTCGCCCGCAGGTCATTGACGCCATCCAGGATTGCAGACGCGCCGGCGTGTACGTCCGTATGGTCACCGGCGACAATCTCTTGACTGGCAAGGCAATTGCGAAGGAATGCGGTATTTACAAACCCGAAGAGGGCGGAATGGCCATGGAGGGTCCTGCTTTCCGAAGGCTGTCCGAAGATAAGCTCAAGGAAGTCGTACCGCACTTGCAGGTTCTCGCTCGCTCGAGCCCTGAAGACAAGAGAATCCTCGTTCGTACTCTCAAGGAACTGGGTGAGACGGTGGCGGTTACGGGCGATGGAACAAATGACGCGCCAGCTCTCAAGATGGCGGATATCGGCTTTGCCATGGGTATTGCTGGGACGGAAGTTGCAAAAGAGGCTGCATCTATTATTTTGATGGACGACAACTTTGCGTCTATTGTCAAGGGTATTAGCTGGGGTCGTGCGGTAAATGATGCTGTGAAGAAATTCTTGCAG TTCCAACTTACGGTCAATATCACGGCCGTAGCCTTGACCTTCATCTCCGCCGTTTCCAACGACGAAGAACAGTCCGTCTTAAACGCAGTTCAACTTCTCTGGGTTAATCTGATCATGGACACCTTCGCGGCCCTTGCTTTGGCAACCGATCCTCCGTCACACACCGTTCTCGACCGCAAGCCAGATCGCAAATCTGCGCCATTAATCACGATCAGAATGTGGAAGACAATTATCGGACAGGCCATTGCCCAGCTGGCCATCACTCTCTGCCTCTACTTTGGCGGCCGCTCTCTGCTCGGCTACAACATGTCTGACCCCACGGAATCCAAACGTCACAGCACCTTCGTCTTCAACACCTTTGTCTGGCTCCAGATCTTCAACGAACTCAACAACCGCCGTCTCGACAACAAGCTCAATATCTTTGAGGGTATCACGCGCAACTATTTCTTCTGGGCCATCAACGCCATCATGATTGGCGGCCAAgttctcatcatcttcgtcggCGGGGAAGCCTTCAAGATTACTCGTCTGAACGGCAAGGAATGGGGCATGTCTATCGGACTCGGCGCCATCTCCATCCCCTGGGGTGCTTTGATCCGCAAATTCCCCGACCGCTGGGCTGAAGCCATGATGCCGCACGTGCATATTCCCATCCCCAAGATCTTGaagcgcaagaagaaggagggagaggatcaGGAGAAGCAGCCAGTGGACAGGCCGCCCCTGCCGCCGGGCAGGGTGCATACCGGTTTGAGAGGACAGAGGGCGAGAGTGCATAGTTCAAGGTTGGGGAGGAGTTGGTCTTAG
- a CDS encoding acetylxylan esterase yields the protein MWPSPKAAYLLLLARSALVGASPVELEERQSCPSIHVFGARETTVSPGFGTAGVVVNLILQAYPGATSEAIVYPACGGQSSCGGVQYGDSARQGTNAVATAVNSLNARCPDTQIVLVGYSQGGQIMDNAVCGGPDSGAGITTSTPGINASALNQVKAVIMMGNPRYRAGLSYNVGTCTAYGFDPRPAGYTCASASKLQNYCDSPDPYCCTGNDANTHQGYGSKYGQQALAFVKSKLSSGGGGGGGSTPTTPSNPSTPTNPSTGNCAAKWGQCGGQGWTGATCCQSGSTCQAANQWYSQCI from the exons ATGTGGCCCTCTCCCAAAGCTGCTTACCTCCTCCTGTTGGCCCGCTCGGCTCTCGTCGGCGCGTCCCCTGTCGAGCTTGAGGAGCGCCAGTCATGCCCTTCCATTCACGTCTTCGGTGCTCGTGAGACCACGGTCTCCCCCGGATTTGGTACCGCTGGCGTCGTTGTCAACCTCATCCTCCAGGCCTATCCAGGTGCCACCTCCGAGGCCATCGTCTACCCAGCCTGTGGTGGCCAGTCCTCTTGCGGCGGCGTCCAGTACGGTGATTCCGCCAGACAGGGCACCAACGCCGTTGCCACGGCTGTCAACAGTCTCAATGCTCGCTGTCCCGACACCCAGATTGTTCTTGTCGGATATTCTCAG GGCGGTCAAATCATGGACAATGCCGTCTGCGGTGGACCTGACAGCGGTGCTGgtatcaccaccagcacccctGGCATCAACGCCAGCGCCCTTAACCAGGTCAAGGCCGTCATCATGATGGGTAACCCCCGTTACCGCGCTGGTCTTTCGTACAATGTGGGAACCTGCACTGCTTATGGC TTCGATCCCCGCCCTGCCGGCTACACCTGCGCCTCGGCATCCAAGCTCCAGAACTACTGCGACTCGCCCGACCCGTACTGCTGCACGGGCAACGATGCAAACACTCACCAAGGCTACGGCTCCAAGTACGGCCAGCAGGCCCTTGCGTTCGTCAAGTCCAAGCTCAGcagcggaggcggcggcggcggcggaagtACTCCTACCACCCCTAGCAACCCTTCTACCCCTACAAATCCTAGCACAGGGAACTGCGCGGCCAAATGGGGCCAGTGCGGTGGACAGGGCTGGACGGGCGCCACTTGCTGCCAGTCTGGGTCGACTTGCCAGGCTGCTAACCAGTGGTACTCTCAGTGCATCTAA